In one Gopherus evgoodei ecotype Sinaloan lineage chromosome 1, rGopEvg1_v1.p, whole genome shotgun sequence genomic region, the following are encoded:
- the LOC115645309 gene encoding uncharacterized protein LOC115645309, with amino-acid sequence MPRTWAGEPTWAGSARNDHSLHINVRELRAVQLACQAFWSHLEGKMVQGLTADTVSIFISTSKAEPGRQPFARKLSGSGTSVCGVPFISWLCTSPDQEHVSKSSQQILLISPRMTIPSECGQCDLLQVGNSPSGLVRVLSEQEMPCVLLNSRDQERLPVRRLFTPTVGGSDVHSPVGAINPQGSNEDQTRQGKGNPDSSDLALPTLVRRSVGPLGGDHTAADALSGSAVSDHGSLLHPSLAVSAVPDSLAAAWLNVQEQECPACVQQVLLCRRKLYTRVTYLARWKRFTCCALDQDIWLEQASLQLILDCLLHLKLQGFSLSSIDVTWPLFQPCTLHSRTG; translated from the coding sequence ATGCCTCgaacctgggctggggagcctaCCTGGGCGGGCTCAGCTCGGAATGATCACTCcctccacataaatgtcagggagctcagagcagttcAGTTGGCCTGCCAGGCTTTCTGGTCCCACCTGGAGGGCAAGATGGTACAGGGCCTGACGGCTGATACCGTCTCGATTTTTATTTCAACAAGCAAGGCGGAGCCAGGTCGTCAGCCCTTTGCCAGGAAGCTCTctggctctgggacttctgtgtgCGGCGTGCCATTTATCTCATGGCTGTGCACCTCCCCAGACCAGGAACACGTTAGCAAatcatctcagcagatccttctcaTATCACCAAGAATGACCATTCCATCTGAATGTGGTCAGTGTGATCTTCTACAAGTGGGGAACTCTCCGAGTGGACTTGTTCGTGTCTtgtcagaacaggaaatgccatgtgtTCTGCTCAATTCGAGGGATCAAGAGAGGCTCCCCGTCAGACGCCTTTTTACACCTACAGTCGGGGGCTCTGATGTACATAGTCCCGTTGGTGCCATTAATCCACAGGGTTCTAATGAAGATCAAACAAGACAAGGCAaaggtaatcctgatagctctgACTTGGCCTTGCCAACACTAGTTCGGCGTTCTGTTGGACCTCTCGGTGGTGACCACACTGCAGCTGACGCTCTGTCTGGCTCTGCTGTCTCAGACCATGGCAGTCTTCTGCACCCAAGCTTGGCAGTGAGTGCTGTACCTGACAGCTTGGCTGCTGCATGGTTGAATGTACAAGAGCAGGAGTGCCCTGCCTGTGTCCAGCAGGTCCTGTTGTGCAGAAGGAAGCTCTACACCAGGGTTACCTACCTGGCCAGGTGGAAACGATTCACGTGCTGCGCCTTGGACCAGGATATTTGGCTTGAGCAGGCCTCGCTGCAGTTGATCCTGGACTGCCTTCTGCATCTCAAGCTCCAGGGCTTTTCTCTTTCATCAATTGATGTCACTTGGCCGCTATTTCAGCCTTGCACCCTCCATTCTAGGACAGGTTGA